A stretch of Haloprofundus halophilus DNA encodes these proteins:
- a CDS encoding glutathione S-transferase family protein produces MNMLVDGEWTTDAYESTNDEGEFDRQETSFRDRIRDDEDATYPVEAGRYHLYICRACPWAHRAAMTRSLLGLEHAISLSLTEPVRIDDGWEFSEQFPDPLYNEPYLRDVYVRADDEYTGRVTVPVLWDQKEETIVNNESEEIMRMLDTEFGRLAERNVDLYPEGYRDEVDRLIDDIYEPINNGVYRAGFADTQDAYDSAVDDLFDALDHYESVLDDQRYLAGDVLTEADLAMFATLVRFDHVYHTHFKCNRRAIHEYPNLWNYTKELYQLPGIADTVNLEHITEHYYRSHGDVNPKRLVPTGPDIDFSEPHDRDRLAGGPPDALFK; encoded by the coding sequence ATGAATATGCTCGTCGACGGCGAGTGGACCACCGACGCCTACGAGTCGACCAACGACGAGGGGGAGTTCGACCGACAGGAGACGTCGTTTCGGGACCGAATCCGAGACGACGAGGACGCGACGTATCCCGTCGAGGCGGGTCGGTACCATCTCTACATCTGCCGGGCCTGCCCGTGGGCGCACCGAGCGGCGATGACGCGTTCGCTTCTGGGACTCGAACACGCCATCTCGCTCTCGCTGACCGAACCCGTCCGCATCGACGACGGTTGGGAGTTCTCCGAACAGTTTCCCGACCCGCTGTACAACGAACCGTATCTGCGAGACGTCTACGTCCGCGCGGACGACGAGTACACCGGCCGCGTGACGGTGCCCGTTCTCTGGGACCAGAAGGAAGAAACCATCGTCAACAACGAGTCCGAGGAGATAATGCGGATGCTCGACACGGAGTTCGGCCGTCTCGCCGAGCGCAACGTCGACCTCTACCCCGAAGGGTACCGAGACGAAGTCGACCGGCTCATCGACGACATCTACGAACCAATCAACAACGGCGTCTACCGCGCCGGGTTCGCCGACACGCAGGACGCGTACGACAGCGCCGTCGACGACCTGTTCGACGCCCTCGACCACTACGAGAGCGTTCTCGACGACCAGCGGTATCTCGCCGGCGACGTGCTCACCGAAGCGGATCTGGCGATGTTCGCCACGCTGGTCCGCTTCGACCACGTCTACCACACCCACTTCAAGTGTAACCGTCGAGCGATTCACGAGTATCCGAACCTCTGGAACTACACGAAGGAACTGTACCAGCTGCCCGGAATCGCGGACACGGTGAACCTTGAACACATCACCGAACACTACTACCGGAGCCACGGCGACGTGAACCCCAAGCGATTGGTCCCCACCGGGCCGGACATCGACTTCTCGGAACCGCACGACCGGGACCGTCTCGCGGGGGGACCACCGGACGCCCTGTTCAAGTAG
- a CDS encoding 4-phosphopantoate--beta-alanine ligase, with the protein MTEIPEDHPRYESLLTRHRIEEGVDEGITSRQGLIAQGRGEAFDYLLGERTTESADAAERAAAAQLLLADHPVLSINGNVAALCPGELVELADVVGADLEVNLFNRTDERMTAIADHLRDHGATDVKGLTADGRIPGLSHERAKVDADGIGDADVVLVPLEDGDRAEALAAMGKIEIVVDLNPMSRSAQAAAIPVVDNIVRAVPNVTRHARELRERPREELERIVDEFDADAALADAERAIRDGTTQP; encoded by the coding sequence ATGACCGAGATTCCCGAGGACCACCCCCGATACGAGTCGTTGCTGACGCGACACCGCATCGAGGAGGGTGTCGACGAGGGCATCACCAGCAGGCAGGGGCTCATCGCCCAGGGACGCGGCGAGGCGTTCGATTACCTCCTCGGCGAGCGAACGACGGAGAGCGCCGACGCCGCCGAGCGCGCGGCCGCCGCGCAGTTACTTCTGGCCGACCACCCGGTGCTGTCGATAAACGGCAACGTCGCCGCGCTCTGCCCGGGCGAACTGGTCGAACTCGCCGACGTCGTCGGCGCGGACCTCGAAGTGAACCTGTTCAACCGCACCGACGAGCGGATGACCGCCATCGCCGACCACCTGCGCGACCACGGTGCGACCGACGTGAAGGGACTGACTGCCGACGGCCGCATCCCCGGACTCTCACACGAACGCGCGAAAGTCGACGCCGACGGCATCGGCGACGCCGACGTCGTCTTGGTCCCCCTCGAAGACGGCGACAGAGCGGAGGCGCTGGCGGCGATGGGGAAAATCGAAATCGTCGTCGACCTCAACCCCATGTCGCGGTCGGCGCAGGCCGCGGCTATCCCCGTCGTCGACAACATCGTCCGCGCGGTGCCGAACGTCACCCGACACGCCCGCGAGCTACGGGAGCGACCCCGCGAGGAACTCGAACGAATCGTCGACGAGTTCGACGCCGACGCGGCGCTGGCCGACGCCGAGCGAGCGATTCGAGACGGCACGACACAGCCGTAG
- a CDS encoding pantoate kinase: MADEVVAFVPGHVTGFFSAHPDDDPRVAGSRGAGVTLSEGVTVRVRPATTTTVTLGGDAIDVDPVERVLDALSVTAAVEADTSLPLGAGFGVSGAMALGTALAANGVFDRALSENELVTLAHGADVQSGTGLGDVVAQAHGGVPIRLEPGAPGEGLLDGIPAQTRVEYVTFGELSTEDVLSGDTTRLSEAGSRALSSLVERPTLDRFMFASRRFAREAGLLTDRVEEAIRDVNAVDGEASMAMLGDSVFALGTGLSEAGYDPAVCQSHPSGARLLDDDSAALVADGASPSVPHRE, encoded by the coding sequence ATGGCCGACGAGGTAGTAGCGTTCGTTCCGGGCCACGTGACCGGATTCTTCAGCGCCCACCCCGACGACGACCCGAGAGTCGCCGGGTCCCGCGGAGCGGGCGTAACGCTCTCCGAGGGCGTCACCGTCCGCGTCCGACCGGCGACGACGACGACGGTGACGCTCGGCGGCGACGCGATCGACGTCGACCCGGTCGAACGCGTTCTCGACGCCCTCTCGGTGACGGCGGCCGTCGAAGCCGACACGTCGCTACCGTTGGGCGCGGGCTTCGGCGTCTCGGGCGCGATGGCGCTCGGGACGGCGCTGGCGGCCAACGGCGTCTTCGACCGGGCGCTCTCGGAGAACGAACTCGTCACGCTCGCCCACGGCGCGGATGTACAGTCGGGAACCGGTCTCGGCGACGTCGTCGCACAGGCGCACGGCGGCGTGCCGATTCGCCTCGAACCCGGCGCACCCGGCGAGGGACTGCTGGACGGGATACCCGCCCAGACCCGCGTCGAGTACGTCACGTTCGGCGAGCTCTCCACCGAGGACGTGCTCTCGGGCGACACCACCCGGCTCTCGGAGGCCGGGAGTCGCGCGCTGTCGAGTCTCGTCGAGCGGCCGACGCTCGACCGGTTCATGTTCGCGTCGCGTCGCTTCGCCCGGGAAGCCGGACTGCTCACCGACCGCGTCGAGGAGGCGATACGCGACGTGAACGCCGTCGACGGCGAGGCGTCGATGGCGATGCTCGGCGACTCGGTGTTCGCGCTCGGAACGGGGCTCTCGGAGGCGGGCTACGACCCGGCGGTCTGTCAGAGCCACCCCTCGGGCGCACGACTGCTCGACGACGACTCGGCCGCGCTCGTAGCGGACGGCGCTTCGCCTTCGGTACCGCACCGCGAGTAG
- a CDS encoding PRC-barrel domain containing protein, which produces MATNITEDDEGKKVVADDGDTVGIVADVEHGTAYVEPDPGLTEKLKSKLGWGERDEDTYPLQEEAVEAVTDDEIRLRRDV; this is translated from the coding sequence ATGGCAACTAACATCACCGAAGACGACGAGGGAAAGAAGGTCGTCGCCGACGACGGCGACACCGTAGGCATCGTTGCCGATGTTGAACACGGAACCGCGTACGTCGAACCGGACCCCGGACTCACCGAGAAGCTCAAATCGAAGCTCGGTTGGGGTGAGAGGGACGAGGACACGTACCCGCTCCAGGAGGAAGCCGTCGAAGCGGTCACCGACGACGAAATCAGACTTCGTCGGGACGTGTGA
- the aspS gene encoding aspartate--tRNA(Asn) ligase gives MHNRTYAADAEPGETVTLAGWVHEVRDLGGIAFLILRDTTGKIQVKFEKDEMDEELVETGLGVHRESVISVTGDVGEEPRAPTGVEVVPESLDVVAEADPQLPLDPSGKVDAELPTRLDNRTLDLRKDEVKAIFEIRAEVQRAVRERFRDLRATEINTPKIVATGTEGGTELFPITYFGREAFMNQSPQLFKQLMVGSGLERVFEVGPIFRAEEHNTPRHLNEATSIDFESAFIDHTEAMDVCEAVVKAAYEAVEENCQRQLEALGLEDEFEAPAGEFPRLTYEEAIERINASGELDEHLVWGDDLPTEGEKALGDDVGEHYFITDWPSEIKPFYIKDHDDDETLSTGFDMMHPNMELVSGGQREHRYDELVAGFEQQGLDPESFDYYTKMFKYGMPPHAGFGLGGERLIMTMLGLENIREAVLFPRDRQRLSP, from the coding sequence ATGCACAACCGAACGTACGCAGCTGACGCCGAACCCGGCGAGACGGTGACGCTCGCCGGTTGGGTCCACGAGGTTCGTGACCTCGGCGGCATCGCATTCCTCATCCTGCGGGACACCACCGGGAAGATTCAGGTCAAGTTCGAGAAAGACGAGATGGACGAGGAACTCGTCGAGACCGGCCTCGGCGTCCACCGCGAGAGCGTCATCTCGGTGACCGGCGACGTCGGCGAGGAGCCGCGCGCGCCGACGGGCGTCGAAGTCGTCCCCGAGAGCCTCGACGTCGTCGCCGAGGCGGACCCGCAACTGCCGCTCGACCCCTCCGGCAAGGTCGACGCCGAACTGCCGACGCGCCTCGACAACCGGACGCTCGACCTCCGCAAGGACGAGGTGAAGGCCATCTTCGAGATTCGCGCCGAGGTACAGCGCGCCGTCCGCGAGCGGTTCCGCGACCTGCGCGCGACCGAGATCAACACGCCGAAGATCGTCGCCACGGGCACCGAGGGCGGAACCGAACTGTTCCCCATCACCTACTTCGGCCGAGAGGCGTTCATGAACCAGTCGCCGCAGCTGTTCAAGCAGCTCATGGTCGGCTCCGGTCTGGAGCGCGTCTTCGAGGTCGGCCCCATCTTCCGCGCCGAGGAGCACAACACGCCGCGTCACCTCAACGAGGCGACCTCCATCGACTTCGAGTCGGCCTTCATCGACCACACCGAGGCGATGGACGTCTGCGAAGCCGTCGTCAAGGCGGCGTACGAAGCGGTCGAGGAGAACTGTCAGCGTCAGCTCGAAGCGCTCGGACTCGAAGACGAGTTCGAGGCCCCCGCCGGCGAGTTCCCGCGGCTCACCTACGAGGAGGCCATCGAGCGCATCAACGCGTCGGGCGAACTCGACGAGCATCTCGTCTGGGGCGACGACCTGCCGACCGAGGGCGAGAAGGCGCTCGGCGACGACGTGGGTGAACACTACTTCATCACCGACTGGCCCAGCGAGATCAAGCCGTTCTACATCAAGGACCACGACGACGACGAGACGCTCTCGACCGGGTTCGACATGATGCACCCGAACATGGAACTCGTCTCCGGCGGGCAGCGCGAACACCGCTACGACGAACTCGTCGCCGGCTTCGAACAGCAGGGGCTCGACCCCGAGTCGTTCGACTACTACACGAAGATGTTCAAGTACGGGATGCCCCCGCACGCGGGCTTCGGCCTCGGCGGCGAGCGTCTCATCATGACGATGCTCGGGCTGGAGAACATCCGCGAAGCGGTTCTGTTCCCGCGTGACAGGCAGCGACTGTCGCCGTAG
- a CDS encoding Lrp/AsnC family transcriptional regulator: MSRELDDLDRYIIYALQGDARGTTAREIAEMKGVSASTVRNRIRRLEEGEIVRGSHLDIDFEAAGYQLYTLILCTAPIPKREQLAREACDVDGVVSVREIMTGDENVHITVVGEDSDDLSRIGRDLSSLGFEIVEEELIRNEYTCPYTPFNETTDE; this comes from the coding sequence ATGTCGCGGGAACTCGACGACCTCGACCGCTACATCATCTACGCGCTTCAGGGCGACGCCCGCGGGACGACCGCCCGAGAGATCGCCGAGATGAAGGGGGTCTCCGCCAGCACCGTACGCAACCGAATCCGCCGACTCGAAGAGGGAGAGATCGTTCGGGGGAGCCACCTCGACATCGACTTCGAGGCCGCCGGGTACCAACTGTACACGCTCATTCTCTGTACCGCCCCGATTCCGAAGCGCGAGCAACTCGCGCGCGAAGCGTGCGACGTCGACGGCGTCGTCTCGGTCCGCGAGATAATGACCGGCGACGAGAACGTCCACATCACCGTCGTCGGCGAGGACAGCGACGACCTGAGCCGAATCGGTCGCGACCTGAGTTCGCTCGGCTTCGAGATCGTCGAAGAGGAACTCATCCGCAACGAGTACACCTGCCCGTACACGCCGTTCAACGAAACTACGGACGAGTAG
- a CDS encoding cation:proton antiporter: MVEASEINILGLLLVLAVAWVFGALAERFGYPAMMGELSAGLLFGPPILGIIQPSEVLAVLSELGVFLLMVYVGTEVDLHKLFELGPQALLIAVGGFVIPFGLGYAAGVVLGVSVGAALFLGLAMAATSLATKSRILSDLDLLDTRIAGVLLGGALVSDVGVLVAFAGIIGFVEAGSVDPLSIAVILGKALAFFAVTLFIGDRFLPPMWTKLEALREQYGFVDKTTAFTFALLVALVFAELAALAGLHMIIGGFMAGMFLRQADITPGLYEHMENVIYDLAIGFFAPIFFVTVAFELTFDVFTQNLGLLVLLVAIAFVGKIVGSWLFSLPTKLTSREGLVIGFGMNGRGTVEIIIASIGLSAGIIDQQMFSILVFIAIFTTALVPVTMTWGVKLLESAGELVRLDEDETASTAD, translated from the coding sequence GTGGTCGAAGCGTCCGAGATCAACATCCTCGGCCTCCTGTTGGTTCTGGCCGTCGCGTGGGTGTTCGGTGCGCTCGCGGAGCGGTTCGGCTATCCCGCGATGATGGGTGAGCTGTCGGCGGGGCTCCTCTTCGGTCCGCCGATACTGGGGATCATCCAACCCTCGGAGGTGTTGGCGGTGCTGTCGGAACTCGGCGTCTTCCTCCTGATGGTGTACGTCGGCACCGAAGTCGACCTCCACAAACTGTTCGAGCTCGGGCCGCAGGCGCTTCTCATCGCCGTCGGCGGTTTCGTCATCCCGTTCGGCCTCGGCTACGCGGCCGGCGTCGTCCTCGGGGTGTCGGTGGGAGCGGCGCTGTTTCTCGGACTGGCGATGGCGGCGACCTCGCTGGCGACGAAGTCGCGCATCCTCTCCGACCTCGACCTGCTCGACACCCGCATCGCGGGGGTGCTTCTGGGCGGCGCACTCGTCTCCGACGTGGGCGTGCTCGTCGCGTTCGCGGGCATCATCGGCTTCGTCGAGGCCGGGTCGGTCGACCCGCTGAGCATCGCCGTCATCCTCGGCAAGGCGCTGGCGTTCTTCGCCGTGACGCTGTTCATCGGCGACCGCTTCCTCCCGCCGATGTGGACGAAACTCGAAGCGCTCCGCGAGCAGTACGGCTTCGTCGACAAGACGACGGCGTTCACGTTCGCGCTACTCGTCGCGCTGGTGTTCGCCGAACTCGCCGCGCTGGCGGGCCTCCACATGATCATCGGCGGCTTCATGGCCGGGATGTTCCTCCGGCAGGCCGACATCACGCCGGGGCTGTACGAGCACATGGAGAACGTCATCTACGACCTCGCTATCGGCTTCTTCGCGCCCATCTTCTTCGTCACCGTCGCCTTCGAGTTGACGTTCGACGTGTTCACGCAGAACCTCGGACTGCTCGTGCTGCTGGTCGCCATCGCGTTCGTCGGGAAGATCGTGGGCTCGTGGCTGTTCTCGCTGCCGACGAAGCTCACCTCCCGCGAGGGGCTGGTCATCGGCTTCGGGATGAACGGCCGCGGCACCGTCGAGATAATCATCGCCTCCATCGGCCTGTCGGCGGGCATCATCGACCAGCAGATGTTCTCCATCCTCGTCTTCATCGCCATCTTCACGACGGCGCTCGTTCCCGTGACGATGACGTGGGGCGTCAAACTCCTGGAGTCGGCGGGCGAACTCGTCCGACTCGACGAGGACGAGACGGCCAGCACGGCGGACTGA
- a CDS encoding phosphoglycerol geranylgeranyltransferase has product MTLPWESWDHILKIDPDKPLVDGETFADACETGTDAIEIGGTLDITTEKMQRVVDACAEYDVPLYQEPSNPGVVVDDDALDGYLIPTVFNAGDSFWVTGAHKEWVRIENGLDWERTHTEAYIVLNPEASVAQLTDADCDQTVDDVAAWAAVAEKMFGQDIVYVEYSGMYGDTEKVQAAQDALDDSTLFYGGGIRSYDAAYEMGQHADVIVVGDLLHDEGVDAVRETVEGVKDAHAE; this is encoded by the coding sequence ATGACTCTGCCGTGGGAATCGTGGGACCACATCCTCAAAATCGATCCCGACAAACCGCTCGTCGACGGCGAGACGTTCGCCGACGCCTGCGAGACCGGCACCGACGCCATCGAAATCGGCGGCACGCTCGACATCACGACCGAGAAGATGCAGCGCGTCGTCGACGCCTGCGCCGAGTACGACGTGCCGCTGTACCAGGAACCGTCGAACCCCGGCGTCGTCGTCGACGACGACGCCCTCGACGGCTACCTCATCCCGACGGTGTTCAACGCCGGCGACTCCTTCTGGGTCACCGGCGCGCACAAGGAGTGGGTCCGCATCGAGAACGGCCTCGACTGGGAGCGCACGCACACCGAGGCGTACATCGTCCTCAATCCGGAGGCTTCCGTCGCGCAACTCACCGACGCCGACTGTGACCAGACCGTCGACGACGTGGCCGCGTGGGCCGCCGTCGCCGAGAAGATGTTCGGCCAGGACATCGTCTACGTCGAGTACTCCGGCATGTACGGCGACACCGAGAAGGTGCAGGCCGCGCAGGACGCGCTCGACGACTCGACGCTATTCTACGGCGGCGGCATCCGCAGCTACGACGCCGCCTACGAGATGGGACAGCACGCGGACGTTATCGTCGTCGGCGACCTGTTGCACGACGAGGGCGTCGACGCGGTCCGCGAGACCGTCGAGGGCGTCAAGGACGCCCACGCCGAGTAG
- a CDS encoding HNH endonuclease, with protein sequence MSAVGNVFLAPCSNQNAADHLQETVVGGVPAAVYKQYTSKDFGDSVSVWGVSPGGKKYTDQMARGDILLFYTGAKRYTLAGRVIGTEENRELAAELWTDYQIGLRDDDELWPHVIYLTDVVAVQIDSTEVHHEHAGHSRGHPQNFMRLNDRGLRNIREKYGSVRSFLGYGVKDVRPDTFEKADSELHEKVKRTPELTEPERQEKTTTRKARSAAFRSGIKELYEYKCAVCGANRMTPSGRPEVEAAHIYPRSENGQDDFRNGLSLCKLHHWAFDNGWLGLRDDLTLLVKHRPQVAGFAEFSSLEGTKLILPPDERYHPAKIYLREHRALHGFDAEL encoded by the coding sequence ATGTCCGCTGTCGGTAATGTCTTTCTAGCCCCTTGTAGCAATCAAAACGCCGCAGATCATCTTCAAGAAACCGTTGTTGGTGGTGTTCCCGCAGCGGTCTACAAACAATACACGAGCAAGGACTTCGGGGACAGCGTCTCTGTCTGGGGCGTTTCGCCCGGTGGCAAAAAGTATACAGATCAAATGGCTAGAGGAGATATTCTACTGTTCTACACCGGAGCAAAGCGATATACGTTGGCAGGACGCGTCATCGGTACCGAAGAAAATCGAGAGTTGGCAGCCGAGCTTTGGACAGATTACCAAATTGGGCTTCGGGATGACGACGAACTCTGGCCACACGTTATTTATCTCACAGATGTTGTAGCGGTCCAGATTGATAGTACTGAGGTACACCACGAGCACGCTGGACACAGTAGAGGACATCCTCAGAATTTCATGCGACTCAACGACCGTGGTCTGAGAAACATTAGAGAGAAGTACGGAAGCGTCCGCTCGTTTCTCGGTTATGGAGTCAAAGACGTTCGTCCAGATACATTCGAGAAAGCAGATAGTGAACTACACGAAAAGGTCAAACGAACCCCTGAACTTACCGAGCCGGAACGGCAAGAGAAGACTACAACCCGGAAGGCACGATCTGCAGCCTTTCGTAGTGGTATAAAGGAGCTATACGAATACAAATGTGCAGTTTGTGGAGCCAACCGGATGACTCCAAGTGGCCGCCCTGAAGTGGAGGCCGCCCACATCTACCCTCGAAGTGAGAACGGACAAGACGACTTCAGGAATGGACTTTCGCTCTGCAAACTTCACCACTGGGCCTTTGACAATGGTTGGTTGGGTCTTCGAGATGATCTTACGCTGTTAGTTAAACATCGACCTCAGGTAGCTGGATTTGCAGAATTCTCTTCGCTTGAGGGAACGAAACTCATACTCCCTCCCGATGAAAGATACCACCCTGCTAAGATCTATCTCCGAGAACATCGTGCACTTCACGGCTTCGACGCCGAATTGTAG
- a CDS encoding DNA topoisomerase I yields the protein MSKGPELIITEKDNAARRIADILSGESADAERMNGVNVYKWGGKRCIGLSGHVVGVDFPPEYNDWRDVEPVELIDAPIDKHPTQENIVAALRRLARHASKVTIATDYDREGELIGKEAYELVRDVNEDVPIDRVRFSSITTNEVTEAFENPEDLDFDLAAAGEARQIIDLVWGAALTRFLSLSARQLGDDFISVGRVQGPTLKLIVDREREIDAFDPEDYWELFADLEKSESGENFEAQYFYPDEDGNEAERVWNEETANEVYDTLRTASSATVQSVRRRTRTDKPPAPFNTTQFIRAAGSIGYSAQRAMSIAEDLYTAGYITYPRTDNTVYPDDLDPEELVSEFVGTRRFGDDAESLLELDELDPTEGDEETTDHPPIHPTGELPSSADISEDEYEVYELVVRRFFATVAEAAKWEHLRVVADVDADGDPLSLKANGKRLVKEGYHAVYPYFNNTESFVPDVSEGEELAVTDTRFEAKQTQPPRRYGQSRLIETMEKMGIGTKATRHDVIQKLYDRNYIESDPPRPTRLARAVVSASEEFADRIVSEEMTAQLESDMLAIADGEKNFEDVTRESREMLETVFEGLMESGDELGKQLQKSLKADKTLGPCPECGEDLLVRKSRYGSYFVGCDGYPDCEYTLPLPSTGKPLILEDECEEHGLHHVKMLAGRKTFVHGCPQCKADEADEQDDLIIGECPECGQEHGGELAIKQLRSGSRLVGCTRYPECDYSLPLPRRGEIEVTDEECEEHGLPHLVVHNGDEPWELGCPICNYREYQAQQVGGDELQSISGIGEKTAEKLREAGIADVPGLKDADPDDVAASVEGVGADTIRDWQAKAD from the coding sequence ATGAGCAAGGGGCCGGAACTGATAATCACCGAGAAGGACAACGCCGCGAGGCGGATCGCCGACATCCTCAGCGGCGAGTCCGCCGACGCCGAGCGGATGAACGGCGTCAACGTCTACAAGTGGGGCGGCAAGCGCTGCATCGGGCTGTCGGGCCACGTCGTCGGCGTCGACTTCCCGCCGGAGTACAACGACTGGCGCGACGTCGAACCCGTCGAACTCATCGACGCGCCCATCGACAAACACCCGACGCAGGAGAACATCGTCGCCGCACTGCGACGACTCGCCCGCCACGCCTCCAAAGTGACTATCGCCACCGACTACGACCGCGAGGGCGAACTCATCGGGAAGGAGGCGTACGAACTCGTCCGCGACGTGAACGAGGACGTCCCCATCGACCGGGTGCGCTTCTCCTCCATCACCACAAACGAGGTGACCGAGGCGTTCGAGAATCCGGAAGACCTGGACTTCGACCTCGCGGCAGCGGGCGAAGCACGACAGATTATCGACCTCGTCTGGGGCGCGGCGCTGACGCGTTTCCTCTCGCTGTCGGCCCGCCAACTCGGCGACGACTTCATCTCCGTCGGCCGGGTGCAGGGACCGACGCTAAAGCTCATCGTCGACCGCGAGCGCGAGATAGACGCGTTCGACCCCGAGGACTACTGGGAGCTGTTCGCGGACCTCGAAAAAAGCGAGTCTGGAGAGAACTTCGAGGCGCAGTACTTCTACCCCGACGAGGACGGCAACGAGGCCGAGCGCGTCTGGAACGAGGAGACGGCGAACGAGGTGTACGACACGCTCCGGACTGCGTCGTCGGCGACGGTGCAGTCGGTTCGCCGCCGCACGCGGACTGACAAGCCCCCTGCGCCGTTCAATACGACTCAATTTATCCGCGCGGCGGGGAGCATCGGTTACTCCGCCCAGCGCGCGATGAGCATCGCCGAGGACCTCTACACGGCGGGTTACATCACCTACCCGCGCACCGACAACACCGTCTACCCCGACGATTTGGATCCCGAGGAGTTGGTCTCGGAGTTCGTCGGTACCCGCCGTTTCGGCGACGACGCCGAGTCGCTGCTCGAACTCGACGAACTCGACCCGACGGAAGGCGACGAGGAGACGACCGACCACCCGCCGATTCACCCGACGGGCGAACTGCCGTCTTCGGCCGATATCTCCGAGGACGAGTACGAGGTGTACGAACTCGTCGTCCGGCGCTTCTTCGCCACCGTCGCCGAGGCGGCGAAGTGGGAGCACCTCCGCGTCGTCGCCGACGTCGACGCCGACGGCGACCCGCTGTCGCTGAAGGCGAACGGGAAGCGGCTCGTCAAGGAGGGCTACCACGCCGTCTACCCGTACTTCAACAACACCGAGAGCTTCGTCCCCGACGTCTCCGAGGGCGAGGAGCTCGCCGTCACCGACACGCGCTTCGAGGCCAAACAGACCCAACCGCCGCGGCGCTACGGCCAGTCGCGACTCATCGAGACGATGGAGAAGATGGGCATCGGGACGAAGGCGACCCGCCACGACGTGATTCAGAAACTGTACGACAGAAACTACATCGAGAGCGACCCGCCGCGGCCGACCCGCCTCGCGCGCGCAGTCGTCAGCGCCTCGGAGGAGTTCGCCGACCGCATCGTGAGCGAGGAGATGACCGCCCAACTCGAATCCGACATGCTCGCCATCGCCGACGGCGAGAAGAACTTCGAGGACGTGACGAGAGAGTCCCGCGAGATGCTCGAAACCGTCTTCGAGGGGCTGATGGAGTCGGGCGACGAGTTGGGTAAGCAGCTGCAGAAATCCCTGAAGGCGGACAAGACGCTCGGCCCGTGTCCGGAGTGCGGCGAGGACCTCCTCGTCCGGAAGAGCCGCTACGGCTCGTACTTCGTCGGCTGCGACGGCTACCCCGACTGCGAGTACACCCTCCCGCTCCCGTCGACGGGCAAGCCGCTCATCCTCGAAGACGAGTGCGAGGAGCACGGCCTCCACCACGTGAAGATGCTCGCCGGACGGAAGACGTTCGTCCACGGTTGTCCGCAGTGCAAGGCCGACGAAGCCGACGAACAAGACGACCTGATAATCGGCGAGTGTCCCGAGTGCGGCCAAGAGCATGGGGGGGAACTGGCAATCAAGCAACTGCGTTCCGGTTCTCGGCTCGTCGGCTGTACGCGCTATCCGGAGTGCGACTACTCGCTGCCGCTGCCGCGCCGCGGCGAGATAGAAGTCACCGACGAGGAGTGCGAGGAACACGGACTTCCCCACCTCGTGGTTCACAACGGCGACGAACCGTGGGAACTCGGCTGTCCCATCTGCAACTACCGCGAGTACCAGGCCCAGCAGGTCGGCGGCGACGAACTGCAGAGCATCTCGGGAATCGGCGAGAAGACGGCCGAGAAACTGAGGGAGGCCGGAATCGCGGACGTGCCCGGCTTGAAAGACGCCGACCCCGACGACGTGGCCGCGAGCGTCGAGGGCGTGGGCGCGGACACGATTCGGGATTGGCAGGCGAAAGCCGATTAG